Proteins from one Bos taurus isolate L1 Dominette 01449 registration number 42190680 breed Hereford chromosome 7, ARS-UCD2.0, whole genome shotgun sequence genomic window:
- the OR7G48 gene encoding olfactory receptor family 7 subfamily G member 48 — protein MEPRNQTAVSEFLLMRLTENEKLKTILFNLFLSMYLVTVLGNLLIILAVIFDSHLHTPMYFFLSHLSFTDIGLSTTIIPKILVNMQAQSQRITYTGCLTQICFVLILVCWESFLLGAMAYDRYVAICHPLRYTVIVNPHLCVMLTLLSLFISIGNALLHTLMVLPLSFCKELEISLFFCEVVQVIKLACSDTLINNALLYFAISLLGGIPVFGIIFSYTKIISSILRQSSVGGKYKTFSTCGSHLSVVSLFYGTGFGVYICSAIPDSPRKTAVASLMYTMVTPTMNPFIYSLRNKDMKGALRKLFSRVPTIL, from the coding sequence ATGGAACCCAGAAACCAAACAGCTGTTTCTGAATTTCTTCTCATGAGACTGACAGAGAATGAAAAACTGAAGACCATCTTATTCAACCTGTTCCTGTCCATGTACCTGGTCACTGTCCTGGGaaacctgctcatcatcctggcTGTCATCTTtgactcccacctccacacccccatgtacttctttctctCCCATCTGTCCTTTACAGACATTGGTTTAAGCACAACCATCATCCCAAAGATCCTGGTAAACATGCAAGCACAGAGTCAAAGAATCACTTACACGGGTTGCCTCACTCAGATCTGTTTTGTCTTGATTTTGGTTTGTTGGGAAAGTTTTCTCCTTGGAgcaatggcctatgaccgctatgtggctaTTTGTCACCCACTGAGGTACACAGTCATCGTGAACCCCCACCTCTGTGTTATGCTGACTCTACTCTCCTTGTTCATTAGCATTGGGAATGCCCTGCTCCACACTCTGATGGTGCTGCCACTATCCTTCTGCAAGGAACTGGAAATCTCCCTCTTCTTCTGTGAAGTTGTTCAGGTCATCAAGCTTGCCTGCTCTGATACTCTCATTAATAATGCTCTTCTTTATTTTGCAATTAGCCTATTAGGTGGCATTCCTGTTTTCGGAATCATTTTCTCTTATACTAAAATAATCTCCTCTATTTTGAGACAGTCATCAGTGGGTGGAAAGTATAAAACTTTTTCTACCTGTGGGTCTCACCTTTCAGTTGTGTCCTTGTTCTATGGGACAGGTTTTGGAGTGTACATTTGTTCTGCAATTCCTGACTCTCCCAGGAAGACTGCAGTGGCTTCATTGATGTACACCATGGTCACTCCCACGatgaaccccttcatctacagcctgaggaacaaAGACATGAAGGGAGCTTTGAGGAAACTCTTCAGTAGAGTACCTACTATTCTATGA